Genomic DNA from Paenibacillus borealis:
AGGGAGGTTTGATTGTGGAATACCATGTTACAATTCAAGGGAGCGATGAGGCAGCGGGTACGGCGGCACAGCCTTTCCGCACCGTTTCCCGCGCTGCGGCTTTAGCAGTGCCGGGAGATACGGTTACAGTGCATGCTGGTATCTACAGGGAATGGGTCAGCCCGGCCAATGGAGGCACAGAGGGACAGCGGATTGTATATCAGTCTGCCGGGGATGGAGAAGTGGTTATCACAGGTGCTGAGCCCGTGGCCGACTGGAAAGACGAGGGGAACGGCGTCTGGAGCGCGGAGGTATCGAATACCCTGTTTGTTGTGCGCAACCCCTATAAGGTTAATTTGTACGGAGACTGGCTGTTTGAAGGTGCGTTCCCGCCGCATTTGGGAGAGGTATACCTTGACGGCAAGTCCCTGTATGAATGTGATGGCGTGGATAAGCTGCGCAATCCCCAGGTTTGGCCTCAGGCCAAATACGCGGAGGACTCTTTGCTGCAGTGGTATGCGGAAGTAAGCTCCACGACCACCACAATATGGGCGAACTTCGGCGGCAGGGACCCCCGTAAGGAGAATGTGGAAATCAATGTGCGCCCTTATTGCTTCTGGCCGGAGAAGACCGGCTGCAACTACATAACCGTCAAGGGCTTCACACTCCGGCAGGCCTCACCCCAGTGGGCTCCGCCAACAGCTTTGCAGGAAGGGCTCATAGGTCCCCATTGGAGCAAGGGCTGGATTATTGAGGATAATCTGATCAGCGAGTCTAAATGTACAGGGATCAGCCTCGGCAAAGAAATAACCACCGGTCATAACGAATGGTCAGAGAACCGGATCAAAGGCGGAACGCAACGGGAGCAGGAGGTTATTTTCCGCGCCTTGCGCAAGGACTGGCACAAGGACCAGATTGGAAGCCATATTGTCCGCAACAACGTGATTCATGATTGTGAACAGGCGGGAATCGTTGGGCATCTAGGGGGTGCTTTTAGCCAGATCTATCAGAACCGCATTTATAACATCCACCATAAACGCATTTTCCACGGCGCAGAAGTCGGAGGCATCAAACTCCATGCTTCACTGGATACCCAGATTTGCGGGAATATCATCTACAGCTGCTACCGGGCGCTTTGGCTGGACTGGCAGGCGCAGGGGACCCGTATCAGCCGAAACACCTTTTATGACAATCTGTCCGAGGATCTCTTTGTGGAGGTCTGCCACGGCCCTTATATGGTGGATCACAATCTGTTCCTGTCACCGATGAACTTTCGCAATATGGCTCAAGGCGGCGCATTTGTTCATAATTTGTTTGCCGGCAGGTTTGTGGTGCGTTCCGAGCTTACCCGCTATACGCCCTACCACATGCCTCATGAGACAGCGGTTGCCGGGTTCAGTAACATCACGGGTGGCGACGATAAGTATTACAACAACCTATTTATAGGTGATGACGATCCGCGCAACGGGCCGATGCCGATGACTTTTTTCGAGCATCTTCCACTCACTCCAAGAGAAAATTTGGACGATAACGGTACCCGGGTAATGGACGGTATCCCGGATAACTCCCGCTGTTATCTTCATCCTGTGGGGTTGGGCGGGTACAACGATTACCCGGATTCCCTGCACAAGCGGTGGTGGGAATACACGAAGGAAGAAATTGCGGCGATGGAGGAAGCCGGAAAGCCGTTCCAGCCCGATAGAATGGCCCTTCCTGTCGCGATACAGGGCAATGTGTATTTGAAAGGCGCGGTCCCCAGTTCTCATGAGCCGGATGCAAGGGCCTATGTTGACAACGGTGTTGAGATATACACCGATCCAGCGATAAGCAAGGTGCAAGTGCGTATTAAGAGTCCTGAAATGATGCGTGCTGCAGCTCCTGCGGTAGTTACGACTGAGCTGCTCGGCAGAAGCTATCACGCGGAGATGAACTATGAGGAACCGGATGGCTCCGTTTACCGTTTTGACCACGACTATTTTGGCAAACAGCGCCCGGAGCGTAATGTTACTCCCGGACCCTTTGAATTGTTAGACAATAGCCCGGTAAAGTTTGTTCTGTAACATAGAATAACGGGGGAAGGCTCCCGCACTTTGTTTATTGAATAAAGTATGGGAAATACATAAATTCAAGGAGAGGAATGAGGGACATTGAACGGGAATAATCACAATTATTTGATACCAAAGCCAGGATATGATCAGGAGCGGGAAGGGATCGCGCGGGGAGAGATCCGCACGATAGAATACCCTTCTGCTACAGTAGGCAACACCCGGAAGGCCAGAGTATATACACCACCCGGATATTCCAGTGCAGAGAAATACAGTGTCTTGTATCTGCTCCACGGAATTGGCGGAGATGAGGACGAATGGTATACCCACGGCAAACCGCAGATTATCCTGGACAATCTGTATGATGATCATCTGCTTAAACCCATGATCGTTGTGCTGCCGAACGGCCGGGCGATGTTGAATGACCGGGCGGAAGGCGATATTTTCGCCCCCGACAAGGTGCAGGCCTTTGAAACGTTTGAATCGGATTTGCTGAATGATCTCATCCCTTATATAGAAGCGAATTATTCAGTTCTGACGGACCGGATGCACCGTGCCCTGGCCGGGTTATCCATGGGCGGCGGGCAATCGCTCAACATGGGTCTGAACCATCTGGACCGGTTCGCCTGGATCGGGGCGTTCTCCCCGGCTCCCAATACGAAGGAGCCTGAACTGCTGGTACCCGACCCGCAGCAGACGTCCGCAGCGCTTAGCCTGCTCTGGTTATCCTGCGGTGATCTGGACAGCCTCAAGTATGTCAGCGACCGGACCCATGCCTATTTCGCGGAGCATAACATACCGCACATCTGGGTGGAAGAGCAGGGCGACCACGACTGGCCGGTCTGGAAGAACGGCCTGTATCAGTTCTCGCAGCTTATTTTTTAAATGGTTTGGGGGCGTTCGGAGCGGGCGCCTCTGATTCCGCTGGAGGTGCTGTTATTGTAGCCGCGAAACGCCCTGCCGAACATACACTGATTGTCCGTTGATCAAACGCTGACCGAGCATTGGTCGAGTACTGATTGAGTACTGATTGAGTACTGATTGAGTACTGATTGAGTACTGATTGAGTACTGATAAGCACTGATTATCCGCTGATTGCCCCATCAATCATCCGCTAATAACACACCCACCGTCCCCCGACCGCCAACTAATCAGCCACTAATCACTCACCTATCGTCCACCGATCGCACAAGACTGCACTGCACGCGGCGTTGAGGTTGTTGTGAGGAAGTAGTTGGATAAACAGCGCTTAATTCATTGCAATTCACCTTAATTGGAGAAAATATCAAACTGCAAACACGGGAATCCGCTTAATTAAGATACGTTTTTCCACTTGTTTGCTGATGAGGGGGCTCGATTGGCCGGAATTGTGCTGCAGTAGGCTGGAGAAGTTGGCTTATATACATACTTAAGCGCGAAAAAAGCAGCCCAAGCCAAGTACATGGCTCCGGGGCTGCCTTTTCTTTTATACCGGCGCCTTGCCGGTCAAGGCTTATTTGTTCGCAATCGCATCGGCACGCATTTTAACAATTTTGTCTGCTCTTTCTTTGTCGACAGCAAAGACATCATTCCAGCCGAGACCTTCGACATCGCTCTTGAGCTTCGTCCAGAGCTGATCGAACTCAGCCTGATCCTTGGCGAAGATCATTTTCCATGAGGTATTCTTGACGTAATCCGAGATCTGGCTGCGTTTGTTCTTGATGTCCGAAGAATCGGAGCCGAGACTTGTGTTGATGTTAGGTACGATATCGATCATGTTGTTCTTCTGATAGTATTCGGTTGGAGTGGCCGCGCCATAGGTTTTCTGCCAGTCTGTAGTCAGCGCTGTTTGGTTAGCTTCAATGGTGGAAGCCCAATAGGTGTTGTTGTAGAACTCCTTGGTATCAGGGTCGACTACGAAATCACTCATAATCATAGAGTTTACCTTGCTCTGGCCGTCCTGATAACCGCCGCCGCCGTACTCAGCAGGTACAGGGGTGTTTTCCTGGAAAGCCGTTTGGCCTACTTCGGTCAGCTTGAATTTGCCGTCCGGTGTTTTTTCATAGTTGAAGCCTTCAAAGCCGTTCGTGTAGTAGCGCAGACCTTCAGGGGAAGACATCCAGTCCATAAGTTCCATGATTCTTTCCGGTTCTTTCGCTTTGGAGCCGATCGCAAACACTCTTCCGTTCCCGAAGTAAGCATCACTGTTCTGGATCAGATGGGTATCTGCAATGGGAACCGCTACGTTACCGTCGCCCTGGTTGCCTCTTTCAATCGTGTTGTAGAAGCCTCTCTGCCAGGAGTACCACAGGAGAAGAACCTGTTTGTTGGTCAGCTTCTCCGACACCTTGTTCCAGTCCTGGGAAGGGGAGTCCGGGTCGACGAGGCCCATCTTGTTGGCGTCATAATAGAACTGCAGAATCTTCTTGTACATGCTGTTGTCGTCTACGATCGGAACGATATCGCCTTTGGCATTCAATTGGATGGTTGTAGTCCCGTTCGGCTGCTCATAGCCATACCAGTTGCTGAGCCAGCGGACATTCTCCATGCTTCCGCCGTCCCAGTCCTTCCACAGCGTAATCGGAACAATAGGTTTGCCGTCCGGAGTCTTCGGATATTTGGCCTGCATGTCCTTCAGGGCGGTCATCAGATCGTTCAGATTGTTCAGCTTCGGCGCGCCGATTCCCTTGTAATAGTCCCAAGGCAGAATCGGGCTGGAGTATGGCAGCTCTTCCGAGAAG
This window encodes:
- a CDS encoding right-handed parallel beta-helix repeat-containing protein, encoding MEYHVTIQGSDEAAGTAAQPFRTVSRAAALAVPGDTVTVHAGIYREWVSPANGGTEGQRIVYQSAGDGEVVITGAEPVADWKDEGNGVWSAEVSNTLFVVRNPYKVNLYGDWLFEGAFPPHLGEVYLDGKSLYECDGVDKLRNPQVWPQAKYAEDSLLQWYAEVSSTTTTIWANFGGRDPRKENVEINVRPYCFWPEKTGCNYITVKGFTLRQASPQWAPPTALQEGLIGPHWSKGWIIEDNLISESKCTGISLGKEITTGHNEWSENRIKGGTQREQEVIFRALRKDWHKDQIGSHIVRNNVIHDCEQAGIVGHLGGAFSQIYQNRIYNIHHKRIFHGAEVGGIKLHASLDTQICGNIIYSCYRALWLDWQAQGTRISRNTFYDNLSEDLFVEVCHGPYMVDHNLFLSPMNFRNMAQGGAFVHNLFAGRFVVRSELTRYTPYHMPHETAVAGFSNITGGDDKYYNNLFIGDDDPRNGPMPMTFFEHLPLTPRENLDDNGTRVMDGIPDNSRCYLHPVGLGGYNDYPDSLHKRWWEYTKEEIAAMEEAGKPFQPDRMALPVAIQGNVYLKGAVPSSHEPDARAYVDNGVEIYTDPAISKVQVRIKSPEMMRAAAPAVVTTELLGRSYHAEMNYEEPDGSVYRFDHDYFGKQRPERNVTPGPFELLDNSPVKFVL
- a CDS encoding alpha/beta hydrolase, translating into MIPKPGYDQEREGIARGEIRTIEYPSATVGNTRKARVYTPPGYSSAEKYSVLYLLHGIGGDEDEWYTHGKPQIILDNLYDDHLLKPMIVVLPNGRAMLNDRAEGDIFAPDKVQAFETFESDLLNDLIPYIEANYSVLTDRMHRALAGLSMGGGQSLNMGLNHLDRFAWIGAFSPAPNTKEPELLVPDPQQTSAALSLLWLSCGDLDSLKYVSDRTHAYFAEHNIPHIWVEEQGDHDWPVWKNGLYQFSQLIF